A genomic segment from Desulfovibrio oxyclinae DSM 11498 encodes:
- the lpxB gene encoding lipid-A-disaccharide synthase: protein MNPDGPVWISAGEASGDLHGAVLCRELKRRDSSLSIMGMGGPAMERAGCDVRYPMSLISLVGLTEVFAGLPRIIRLLGKLKRDFRRERPRAIILLDCPDFHFRVARMARKMGIPVYYYISPQLWAWRSGRAKFLRENVRDVFCILPFEKDFYAQYGMDVSYIGNPLVDEVPLDRLQGIDPEPERVGILPGSRNKEISTLLPEFTEVAKRLRERNPAVRFSLFRAPGMPVERLMEFWPEELPVDIVDPDDRYEGMRRCSFVLAASGTVSLELALVGTPSIIAYRLSKLTYLIGSMIVNVDFISLPNLIFGREVFPEMVQENATADALFGQALSWMEDSARLEAVREDLRQLRNMLGEPGAAGRAADIILKDLKELAHG, encoded by the coding sequence ATGAATCCGGACGGGCCCGTATGGATAAGCGCGGGCGAGGCATCTGGCGATCTGCACGGCGCGGTTCTTTGCAGAGAGCTCAAACGGCGCGACTCATCGCTCTCCATCATGGGCATGGGCGGTCCCGCCATGGAGCGCGCGGGCTGTGATGTGCGCTATCCCATGAGTCTGATATCCCTCGTGGGGCTGACCGAAGTCTTTGCCGGACTGCCGCGCATCATCCGCCTGCTGGGGAAACTCAAACGTGATTTCCGCCGCGAGCGGCCTCGGGCCATCATCCTGCTCGACTGCCCGGATTTTCACTTCCGCGTCGCCAGGATGGCCCGCAAGATGGGGATTCCCGTCTATTACTATATAAGTCCACAGCTTTGGGCGTGGCGTTCGGGCAGGGCCAAATTCCTGCGCGAAAACGTGCGGGACGTGTTCTGCATTCTGCCTTTCGAAAAAGATTTCTACGCGCAGTACGGCATGGACGTTTCCTACATCGGCAACCCGCTGGTGGACGAGGTGCCGCTCGACCGGTTGCAGGGCATTGATCCCGAGCCGGAGCGCGTGGGCATCCTGCCCGGCAGCCGGAACAAGGAGATTTCCACGCTTCTGCCGGAGTTCACCGAGGTGGCGAAGCGGCTCCGGGAGCGCAATCCGGCGGTACGCTTCAGCCTGTTTCGAGCGCCCGGGATGCCGGTGGAGCGGCTCATGGAATTCTGGCCGGAAGAGCTGCCGGTGGACATCGTGGACCCGGATGACCGATATGAGGGCATGCGCCGCTGTTCGTTCGTCCTTGCGGCATCGGGCACCGTCTCGCTGGAGCTTGCGCTTGTGGGCACGCCCTCGATTATCGCGTATCGTCTCTCCAAGCTCACGTATCTGATCGGCAGCATGATCGTGAACGTGGACTTCATCAGCCTGCCCAACCTGATTTTTGGCCGGGAGGTGTTTCCGGAAATGGTGCAGGAGAACGCCACGGCGGACGCGCTTTTCGGGCAGGCCCTGTCGTGGATGGAGGATTCCGCCCGACTCGAAGCCGTCCGCGAGGACCTGCGGCAGCTCAGGAATATGCTGGGCGAGCCGGGAGCGGCGGGGCGCGCGGCAGATATCATTCTCAAGGATCTGAAGGAGTTGGCCCATGGCTGA
- a CDS encoding Gfo/Idh/MocA family oxidoreductase, whose protein sequence is MMNVAVIGLGWMGRVHLRNYTEMPEANVVGVMDVNAEALAEVNEQFGVPTFDDVDKLLEQDIDAVSVCVPTILHHEIGLKLIDKGIALLMEKPLAATAEQGQELVDRAKAAGVPLMVGHIERFNPAVQRVKELVGDDMISITIERVGPYPPRIQDVGVVKDLGSHDLDLVRFLTGSEFKTVYAVTSTSLGKHEDTALITCEMENGVLANISTNWVTPYKSRKINVAFESKYIDCNLVTQEVKEYSAFSTYDKSYSVREWPLVYKEPVRAELNAFLGAIKEGKPMPISGEDGLEVLRTFDRIFTCGC, encoded by the coding sequence ATGATGAACGTAGCTGTCATCGGACTCGGCTGGATGGGCCGGGTTCACCTGAGAAATTATACGGAGATGCCCGAAGCCAACGTGGTGGGCGTCATGGACGTCAACGCCGAAGCTCTGGCCGAAGTCAACGAACAGTTCGGTGTGCCGACCTTCGACGACGTGGACAAGCTGCTCGAACAGGACATCGACGCCGTCAGCGTCTGCGTCCCGACGATCCTGCACCACGAAATCGGCCTCAAGCTCATCGACAAGGGCATCGCCCTGCTGATGGAAAAGCCGCTGGCCGCCACCGCCGAACAGGGTCAGGAACTCGTGGATCGCGCCAAGGCCGCCGGCGTGCCGCTCATGGTGGGCCACATCGAACGCTTCAACCCGGCCGTGCAGCGCGTGAAGGAGCTGGTGGGGGACGACATGATCTCCATCACCATCGAGCGCGTGGGCCCTTACCCGCCGCGCATTCAGGACGTGGGAGTGGTCAAGGACCTCGGTTCCCATGATCTGGATCTGGTGCGCTTCCTCACCGGCTCGGAGTTCAAGACGGTGTACGCCGTGACTTCCACTTCCCTCGGCAAGCACGAGGACACCGCACTCATCACCTGTGAAATGGAAAACGGCGTGCTGGCCAACATCAGCACCAACTGGGTCACGCCGTACAAATCCCGCAAGATCAACGTTGCCTTCGAGTCCAAGTACATCGACTGCAACCTCGTCACGCAGGAAGTGAAGGAATACTCTGCCTTCTCCACCTACGACAAATCCTACTCCGTGCGCGAATGGCCGCTCGTCTACAAGGAGCCCGTGCGCGCCGAGCTGAACGCCTTCCTCGGTGCCATCAAGGAAGGCAAGCCCATGCCCATCAGCGGCGAAGACGGACTGGAAGTGCTGCGCACCTTCGACCGCATCTTCACCTGCGGCTGCTAA
- the asnS gene encoding asparagine--tRNA ligase — MKRTKIKALLNAESAMPEIVVKGWVRTKRDSKGFSFLELNDGSCLKNIQTVIDHTPEIEAELAKIGTGASVAIEGELVESPGKGQKWEVRGKSLKLLGEADPETFPLQKKRHSDEFLRGIAHLRPRTNKFGAMFRIRSELAQAIHKFFAEKDFFYVHTPVLTGSDCEGAGEMFRVTCLEHGCKSSIEEDFFGKPAHLTVSGQLEAEMFSLALGDVYTFGPTFRAENSNTPRHVAEFWMIEPEMAFADLADDMDLGEVMIKYLVRHILDNCADDVELFAKWVDKSLMPTLETILENEFIRLPYTEAINVLKKTKKKFEYPVEWGMDLQTEHERFLCEEKFKQPLYVYDYPKTIKPFYMRMNDDNETVAAMDCLVPRIGEIIGGSQREERLDVLHARMKEMDLSEEEYWWYLDSRRFGSVPHAGFGLGFERLLMLVTGVGNIRDAIPFPRTPNHLEF, encoded by the coding sequence ATGAAAAGAACGAAAATCAAGGCCCTTCTGAATGCTGAAAGCGCAATGCCCGAGATCGTGGTCAAGGGCTGGGTGCGTACCAAGCGCGACAGCAAGGGATTTTCCTTTCTCGAACTCAATGACGGTTCCTGTCTGAAAAACATTCAGACGGTCATCGACCACACGCCTGAAATCGAAGCCGAGCTTGCCAAGATCGGCACCGGCGCATCGGTGGCCATCGAAGGCGAGCTGGTGGAGTCGCCGGGCAAGGGACAGAAGTGGGAGGTCCGTGGCAAATCGCTCAAGCTGCTTGGCGAGGCCGATCCCGAGACCTTCCCGCTGCAGAAGAAACGCCACTCCGACGAGTTCCTGCGCGGCATCGCGCATCTGCGTCCGCGCACCAACAAGTTCGGGGCCATGTTCCGCATCCGCTCCGAGCTGGCGCAGGCCATTCACAAATTCTTTGCCGAGAAGGACTTCTTCTACGTGCACACGCCGGTGCTCACCGGCTCGGACTGCGAAGGCGCGGGCGAGATGTTCCGCGTCACCTGTCTTGAGCACGGCTGCAAGTCGTCCATTGAAGAGGACTTCTTCGGAAAACCCGCGCATCTTACGGTTTCCGGTCAGCTTGAAGCCGAAATGTTCAGCCTCGCGCTGGGCGACGTCTACACCTTCGGCCCCACGTTCCGCGCCGAGAATTCCAACACCCCGCGCCACGTGGCCGAGTTCTGGATGATCGAACCGGAAATGGCTTTTGCGGACCTCGCGGACGACATGGATCTCGGCGAAGTGATGATCAAGTATCTCGTGCGCCACATCCTCGACAACTGCGCGGATGACGTGGAGCTTTTCGCCAAGTGGGTGGACAAGAGCCTCATGCCCACGCTGGAAACCATTCTCGAAAACGAGTTCATCCGCCTTCCGTACACCGAGGCCATCAACGTCCTCAAGAAGACCAAGAAGAAGTTCGAGTACCCGGTGGAATGGGGCATGGATCTCCAGACCGAGCATGAGCGCTTTCTGTGCGAGGAAAAGTTCAAGCAGCCGCTGTACGTCTACGACTATCCCAAGACCATCAAGCCGTTCTACATGCGCATGAATGATGACAACGAGACCGTGGCGGCCATGGACTGCCTCGTGCCGCGCATCGGCGAGATCATCGGCGGTTCTCAGCGTGAGGAACGCCTCGACGTGCTCCATGCCCGCATGAAGGAAATGGATCTTTCCGAAGAAGAATACTGGTGGTATCTGGATTCCCGCCGGTTCGGCTCCGTGCCGCACGCGGGTTTCGGCCTTGGTTTCGAGCGCCTGCTGATGCTCGTGACCGGCGTGGGCAACATCCGCGACGCCATCCCGTTCCCGAGGACGCCCAATCATCTGGAATTCTAA
- a CDS encoding glycosyltransferase family 2 protein produces MADPLLPDVPVPGPGFFELMRTRYPGWILGVVQSDHIRGLMHALDLLGNESPDAAAAGCGVGWWTIARQPFDRDFLTRFASFNAARPFLPEQARRFFEHLSTHLTELPEDDAELWEQVMLNGDPSYAIKFLMPRLARPEGVAWLGLCWDGLLRFGSESLLEAALSSLSFDGELAPLLPRLRAEAAFHMSPPDEAIKAVDRVDASVWGFWPAYHRAELLIRSGRTEEGTDLLERLVLKMPWHTNLLLKLDSLRNPLPLPAPPTADEVAILAYSWNKADLMLRTLESLRKSEIGQARIFLLDNGSTDHMQDVFRTAKEWFGDRLQTVTLPINIGAPPARNWLLSLPEVRACRWAAFLDDDVVLPPDWLLKLLGASRLDPDAGVVGCRITSADSPYGLQSADYNLLPVPPSAGEPGEMPRRINLFDSCSGALDDGLFSYDRPCLSVSGCCHLVSMKAVEKAGAFDVRFNPSQFDDLERDLRSALAGMSAVYCGTLAVRHVQHSSLAKATTPQQMGHVMGNKFKLETKYDDAQAVRLAEIDSRLLWTSLAETLQRLDRHSA; encoded by the coding sequence ATGGCTGATCCCCTGCTGCCCGACGTCCCGGTGCCCGGCCCCGGTTTTTTCGAACTGATGCGGACGCGGTACCCCGGCTGGATTCTCGGGGTGGTGCAGAGCGATCATATTCGCGGCCTCATGCATGCGCTGGACCTGCTCGGCAACGAGTCTCCGGATGCCGCCGCCGCAGGGTGCGGAGTGGGCTGGTGGACCATCGCCCGGCAGCCGTTCGACCGGGATTTCCTGACCCGCTTTGCGTCCTTCAACGCCGCGAGGCCTTTTCTGCCGGAACAGGCTCGACGGTTTTTCGAGCATCTCTCCACGCACCTGACCGAGCTTCCGGAAGACGACGCCGAACTGTGGGAGCAGGTGATGCTCAACGGCGACCCGTCCTACGCCATTAAATTTCTCATGCCGCGGCTGGCGCGACCGGAAGGTGTCGCATGGCTCGGCCTGTGCTGGGACGGTTTGTTGCGTTTCGGCAGCGAATCGCTGCTTGAGGCCGCTTTGTCCTCCCTGTCTTTCGACGGTGAACTGGCGCCGCTGCTGCCGCGTCTGCGTGCCGAGGCCGCCTTTCACATGTCACCACCGGACGAGGCTATCAAGGCCGTGGACCGCGTGGACGCCTCGGTATGGGGCTTCTGGCCCGCCTATCATCGCGCCGAGCTGTTGATACGCTCTGGCCGTACGGAAGAGGGGACCGACCTGCTTGAACGGCTGGTGCTCAAAATGCCGTGGCACACCAATCTGCTGCTCAAGCTGGACTCGCTTCGCAACCCGTTGCCGCTTCCTGCGCCGCCCACCGCCGATGAGGTGGCTATTCTGGCCTATTCCTGGAACAAGGCCGACCTCATGCTGCGCACGCTGGAGTCGCTTCGCAAAAGCGAAATCGGACAGGCGCGGATTTTCCTTCTGGACAATGGTTCCACGGATCACATGCAGGACGTCTTTCGGACCGCCAAGGAGTGGTTTGGCGACCGGCTGCAAACCGTGACCCTGCCCATTAATATCGGTGCGCCTCCGGCGCGGAACTGGCTTTTGTCGTTGCCCGAGGTGCGAGCCTGCCGCTGGGCGGCCTTTCTGGACGATGACGTGGTGCTGCCGCCGGACTGGCTTCTGAAGTTGCTAGGCGCGTCGCGGCTTGATCCTGACGCCGGAGTGGTTGGGTGCCGCATAACTTCCGCAGACTCTCCCTATGGTCTTCAGTCCGCAGACTACAACCTGCTTCCCGTGCCGCCTTCGGCCGGAGAGCCGGGCGAGATGCCGCGAAGGATCAATCTTTTCGACTCCTGCTCCGGTGCGCTGGATGACGGACTGTTCAGCTATGATCGCCCCTGTCTTTCTGTTTCCGGCTGCTGCCATCTGGTAAGCATGAAGGCGGTGGAAAAGGCAGGAGCCTTTGACGTCCGTTTCAATCCGTCGCAGTTCGACGACCTCGAACGGGATCTGCGCAGCGCGCTGGCCGGAATGTCCGCCGTCTACTGCGGAACGCTGGCCGTGCGTCATGTCCAGCACTCCAGCCTCGCCAAGGCCACCACACCGCAGCAGATGGGGCACGTCATGGGCAACAAGTTCAAGCTGGAGACCAAGTATGACGATGCACAGGCAGTCCGACTGGCCGAGATTGACAGCCGTCTGCTTTGGACAAGTCTGGCCGAAACGTTGCAAAGACTGGACAGACACTCCGCCTGA